The segment TCGCGTCACCGGATTGGACGACTACGACCGGGAGCACGAGTGGCAGGTCGCGCGCGACCAGGTATTGGCCGAAGGGGCGTTTGACGCCGAGGCGATCACCGCCTACTTCGATGACTACCGGGACCGATTCGAGCTCTTCGACGCGAAGCGTCCGTGGGGACAGGACCCGCGCTTGCGGGATGAGTGTGACAAGTCGTCCGGCATCAACAAGCTGGTGTGGGGAAGACCAGCCGGGCGGACCCAGGTGTGGCTTCGCCACGTTGACGACCGAGAGGCCCGGCCCGTGCCCGCGGCAGAGGCTGTGCACCACCTGATCGCCACGCTTTACTACGGCCCTTCCGGTCTGTGCTCCCGGCGAACCGCGAACGGTGTGACCGCGGGTAATTCCGCCGCCGGACCACTACGGGGCGCGCTGTCCATCCATCCGGTCGGACGCACGCTGTTCGAGACGATCGTGCTCAACATCCCCTTCGTCAGCAGCGAGATCGAGGGCGATCCCGCGTTCTGGGAGCGAGACGAGCTCCGTGATCCCACCTTCGCCCCCGACCCCGGCAACGGTCTCGCCGGCGTTCTCACCAACCAGGTACAGCACGCCGTCCTGCTGTATCCCTCCGATGATGGGCAAAGCGTCGTCGACGCGACCGTCACCTGGGGGGCGCGCCCCCCGCGAGACGGTGCCACCCCCAAGAATCCCGATCCATTCCAGGTGTACGTGACCACCAAGGACGGCCGAGAGTTCGCGCGGTCCGCGGACGCCAGCCGTGCGGTGTGGCGGGATGTGGACCCGATCCTCCAGGACACCGAGCGCGACGCCGGCAGGACCACCCGACCGAAGATCATCACGACCTTCAGCCGCGCCCTGCGCGGACGCCCCGACCTCCGCATCCAGGTCTTCGGCTTCGACCAGGACCGTCAGGCGCGGGACAAGGCGTGGTTCACCGCCGAAACACCACCGGTACTCCACTGGCTTAGCGCTGAACCCGAGCAGGCGGGCGATGACAAGAAAGTTAGTCGGGTCCTCAATCACCTCCGTGCGGCCACCGACGCCGCTGAGGACACAGGTTGGCAACTGGAACGCACCCTGACACAGGTGGGGCGGGAGTGCGGGTTGGTCGGCGGATCCACCGGTGGCGACCGCGCCCCGTGGAACGAACTCAGTATGGCCCGGTACTGGCGCAGGGCGGAGGCAGTGTTCTGGGACGCGGTCACCGGTGACGCTCCCGTGACCCCGAATCGGTTCATCTCTGTGGCGCTTCAGGTCTACGACACGGCCACCGACGACTACCGACACCGTCCACGGGTGGCTCGCGCGGTGGCTCGCAACGTCGGCTCCCTTTACCGCAACTGGGTTACCGAACCCACCATTAGCAGCGAAGCGACGGAAGGGCGGAACGAATGAGTCAACCTCCGGAACGCGAGGTGTTTCAGCGGCGGATCAAGACCTTCGTGGAGGACATTAGTGAGGTCGTGGAGCACCGTTCGCGAGAGCGCGCCGCGCTGCGTCGTTCCCTGGGCGGTGACCCCAGCAAGATCGACGAGGTGCATCCGATCGCACGTCGAGTGGTCGTCCCACACATCGCCTCTGATGACTGGCGCCCGCGTGAACGCGCGTTTTACACCGTGGCTTCCTTGATCGCCGCGCAACCTCGCAAGCGTCAGCTGGACCTGAAGTCCGACGGCGACGAGGCCGTGCCGATGGGGGAGGTACCGCCGGAGCAAGAGGAAACACCGGTTGACACATCGCGCGGGGAGGACGGAACGCCCGAGCGCGAAAAGCGCCTCAGACGGAACCTCGGCGCCGCACTCGCCAACGCGGCGGTGGATCGTGCGAAGGCCGCGCACGGTATCCGCCTTGATGACGATCCGAAAGCAGTTCGCTCCCCTGAGGAGGACCGGCTCCATCTCCTTTGTCGGCAGGACAACGACGGTCTGCACCGATTCATCCCCAAGGTGACGCGCCTCTTGCGTGCCCGGGACCGGACTCCCGACTGGGAGGTCCTCACAGAGGACCTCGCCTATTGGAGTGGTCGTGGCCGGGACATCGTGGCCAAGAACTGGCTCGACGGCTTCTACCGAACCCTCGAGGCCAGGAAGCGGTACGAGCTGAAGAAGAACGACGACACCAAACAGACGACGACCCCCGAAGAGGACAACACATGAGCAGCGCCGCGTATCTCGACATTCACGCCCTGCAGACTCTCCCGTACTCCAA is part of the Spiractinospora alimapuensis genome and harbors:
- the casA gene encoding type I-E CRISPR-associated protein Cse1/CasA; translation: MFNLATSGFVTPQGLDGTVDAPIGLEALLRDAHNYSGMELPLPPAMAGLYRILALLAARVTGLDDYDREHEWQVARDQVLAEGAFDAEAITAYFDDYRDRFELFDAKRPWGQDPRLRDECDKSSGINKLVWGRPAGRTQVWLRHVDDREARPVPAAEAVHHLIATLYYGPSGLCSRRTANGVTAGNSAAGPLRGALSIHPVGRTLFETIVLNIPFVSSEIEGDPAFWERDELRDPTFAPDPGNGLAGVLTNQVQHAVLLYPSDDGQSVVDATVTWGARPPRDGATPKNPDPFQVYVTTKDGREFARSADASRAVWRDVDPILQDTERDAGRTTRPKIITTFSRALRGRPDLRIQVFGFDQDRQARDKAWFTAETPPVLHWLSAEPEQAGDDKKVSRVLNHLRAATDAAEDTGWQLERTLTQVGRECGLVGGSTGGDRAPWNELSMARYWRRAEAVFWDAVTGDAPVTPNRFISVALQVYDTATDDYRHRPRVARAVARNVGSLYRNWVTEPTISSEATEGRNE
- the casB gene encoding type I-E CRISPR-associated protein Cse2/CasB: MSQPPEREVFQRRIKTFVEDISEVVEHRSRERAALRRSLGGDPSKIDEVHPIARRVVVPHIASDDWRPRERAFYTVASLIAAQPRKRQLDLKSDGDEAVPMGEVPPEQEETPVDTSRGEDGTPEREKRLRRNLGAALANAAVDRAKAAHGIRLDDDPKAVRSPEEDRLHLLCRQDNDGLHRFIPKVTRLLRARDRTPDWEVLTEDLAYWSGRGRDIVAKNWLDGFYRTLEARKRYELKKNDDTKQTTTPEEDNT